One stretch of Planococcus sp. PAMC 21323 DNA includes these proteins:
- the addB gene encoding helicase-exonuclease AddAB subunit AddB, giving the protein MSLRIVYGRAGAGKTRFVQEEIVDELKRQADGDPIFLIVPDQMSFSTEYRLAAAYNMNGMIRAQAVTFKRLAWRVLQEVGGISRKEVDTFGYRMLIRSLLEDHREDFQLFRRAAGKRGFTDQIEQLVKEFARYCVDCVELSAIRSSLAEAGAPKTLLDKAEDLELILTEIENRLGKVFVDSEGHLALLSEKIPHSDLIKSSTIYIDGFVTFTAREYEILFELMKHAKSVTIALPMDEQTDPNDEQTLFYQSANTARRLTEQAAKEGIDIENSISLALPRRFMNPELEHVERHFDDLPTRKIQGQGNVSLVEASNRRAEMHAVARAIREQVRNGFRYNEIAILYRQPEIYDELINTIFPQYEIPYFISQKKSMLHHPLIEFSRSVLEAAVSNYSYESIFRAVKTDLFFPQGPATKWRERSDLLENFVIANGIYGERWFDEKRWFYKKYRGLEFHTSIQTDEELAAQVELHAVRDLIREPLAQLKEQLKMSKTGRDIAESLFLFIEKMDVYAKIQDLREREESEHRLLDASEHEQAWNQWVGVLDQFVLMFGDKEVDLPTAVKILDEGFETLEFSRIPPSLDQVMVSKIDLARLMDIKSVFVVGANDGVLPKRIEQEGLLTDTDREWFSQIGFELAPTSKMRLMDETYMVYRAFTSASDLLTVSFPIADEEGKALLPSLYIQKLKDMFSIETVPAVIDPEELVDTSPMAYISHPRATLAYLTSQMRSGELSAEWRAVYNYYEEDPFWSSIIKRILSPIKPNKADPLREAIAEPLYGTPISSSVSRVETYYGCPFAHYVAYGLRLEERSQYKLAAPAMGDLFHAAIKWISDEVLRLGVSWSSLTQAQCRNLAKEAIEQLSPYFVNHILISSHRYRYIQHKLEGIIRQTAYMLSKHAKVSGFVPIALEVGFGPKETIPPLEIALDRGRKMNVRGRIDRIDSTDIHGKPYLRIVDYKSSKQGLDLSNVYHGLSLQTFTYLDVALTHSERWLGEEAEPAGVLYFHIHNPMLKLTKLLTEEELEEEMAKSFKMNGLVVEDPEVIEAMDNQIEGYSNVIPVRLNKSGAVSASQSKTVIKEDMQTVRRFVRNKHQKAGNGILEGDTSITPYKMKEDTPCQFCSYRSVCQFDPADPDQSYRKLTAFSPDKAVELIRKETAADDTEKTD; this is encoded by the coding sequence GTGTCATTACGTATTGTTTATGGTAGAGCAGGAGCGGGGAAAACGCGCTTTGTTCAAGAAGAAATAGTAGATGAGTTAAAACGACAAGCAGATGGAGATCCGATTTTTCTTATTGTACCGGACCAAATGTCTTTTTCTACCGAATATCGACTGGCTGCCGCATATAATATGAATGGCATGATTCGAGCGCAAGCAGTTACGTTTAAACGATTAGCTTGGCGTGTACTTCAAGAAGTAGGTGGCATTAGTCGAAAAGAAGTAGATACTTTCGGCTACAGGATGCTAATTCGTAGCTTGCTCGAAGATCATCGTGAAGATTTCCAATTGTTTCGAAGAGCAGCGGGTAAAAGAGGATTTACTGACCAAATCGAACAATTGGTAAAAGAATTTGCTCGTTATTGCGTAGATTGCGTAGAGTTAAGCGCTATCCGTTCTTCTTTAGCTGAAGCAGGTGCACCGAAAACCTTACTCGACAAAGCAGAGGATCTTGAGTTAATCCTGACGGAAATTGAAAATCGTCTTGGGAAAGTATTTGTGGATTCTGAAGGGCATTTAGCTTTATTAAGTGAAAAAATTCCACATTCTGATTTGATAAAATCATCGACAATTTACATCGATGGATTTGTCACATTTACAGCTAGAGAATATGAAATTCTTTTTGAATTAATGAAGCATGCTAAATCTGTAACGATTGCTTTACCTATGGATGAACAAACTGATCCGAACGATGAACAAACTCTGTTCTATCAGTCAGCTAATACTGCGCGTAGATTAACTGAACAAGCAGCAAAAGAGGGAATTGATATTGAAAATTCGATCTCCTTAGCTTTGCCACGCCGTTTTATGAATCCTGAACTTGAACATGTCGAGCGTCATTTTGATGATTTACCAACGCGGAAAATTCAAGGACAAGGAAATGTCTCTTTAGTTGAGGCATCTAATAGACGAGCTGAAATGCATGCAGTAGCACGAGCGATAAGAGAACAAGTGAGAAATGGTTTTCGCTATAATGAAATCGCAATTCTTTACAGACAACCCGAAATTTATGATGAATTGATCAATACGATTTTCCCACAATATGAGATCCCTTATTTTATTAGTCAAAAAAAATCAATGCTTCATCACCCCTTAATTGAATTTAGCCGTTCGGTTCTAGAAGCTGCGGTCTCGAATTACTCATACGAATCAATTTTTCGTGCTGTTAAAACGGATTTGTTTTTTCCACAAGGTCCTGCTACTAAATGGCGGGAAAGAAGTGATCTATTAGAGAACTTTGTCATTGCTAATGGAATATACGGAGAGCGTTGGTTTGATGAAAAACGCTGGTTTTATAAAAAATATCGAGGCTTAGAATTTCATACGTCCATACAAACAGATGAAGAACTAGCGGCTCAAGTAGAACTTCATGCAGTACGTGATTTAATAAGAGAGCCTTTAGCACAGTTAAAAGAACAACTAAAAATGAGTAAAACAGGACGAGATATAGCAGAGTCTCTGTTTCTTTTTATCGAAAAAATGGATGTCTATGCTAAAATTCAAGATTTGCGAGAGCGTGAAGAAAGTGAGCATCGCTTACTCGACGCATCGGAACATGAGCAGGCCTGGAACCAATGGGTCGGGGTGCTAGATCAGTTTGTATTAATGTTTGGAGATAAAGAAGTGGATTTACCGACGGCTGTCAAAATATTAGATGAAGGATTTGAAACGCTAGAGTTTTCACGCATTCCGCCATCATTAGATCAAGTTATGGTGTCGAAAATAGATTTGGCACGTTTAATGGATATTAAATCAGTCTTTGTTGTCGGTGCCAATGACGGTGTCTTACCGAAACGTATTGAACAAGAAGGACTATTAACAGATACAGACCGTGAGTGGTTTTCTCAAATTGGCTTCGAGCTAGCACCTACCTCAAAAATGCGCTTGATGGACGAAACTTATATGGTGTATCGTGCCTTTACCTCTGCGTCTGATTTATTGACTGTTTCGTTTCCAATCGCTGATGAGGAAGGAAAAGCATTATTACCGTCTCTTTATATTCAAAAATTAAAGGATATGTTTTCAATTGAAACCGTTCCTGCTGTTATTGACCCTGAAGAGCTTGTGGATACATCACCTATGGCGTATATTTCTCATCCAAGAGCGACTTTGGCATATTTGACTTCACAAATGCGCAGCGGTGAATTATCAGCCGAGTGGCGTGCAGTTTATAACTATTACGAAGAAGATCCATTTTGGTCCTCTATTATTAAGCGTATTTTATCGCCCATTAAACCAAATAAAGCAGATCCACTTCGTGAAGCTATTGCAGAACCTTTATATGGAACGCCTATTTCTTCTAGCGTATCACGAGTTGAAACATATTACGGTTGTCCGTTTGCGCATTATGTGGCTTATGGTTTACGTCTCGAAGAAAGAAGTCAATATAAATTAGCGGCTCCCGCAATGGGAGATCTATTCCATGCGGCAATTAAATGGATATCAGATGAAGTATTAAGGCTTGGCGTGTCGTGGTCTTCGTTGACACAAGCACAATGTCGTAACTTAGCAAAAGAAGCAATTGAACAGCTTTCACCTTATTTTGTTAATCATATATTGATTAGTTCTCATCGCTACCGTTATATTCAACACAAACTAGAAGGCATCATTCGTCAAACAGCTTACATGCTTAGCAAACACGCTAAAGTTTCTGGGTTTGTACCGATTGCACTTGAAGTGGGATTTGGACCAAAAGAGACGATTCCACCTCTTGAAATTGCTTTAGATCGAGGACGTAAAATGAACGTTCGAGGCCGTATTGACCGTATCGATTCTACGGACATTCATGGCAAACCTTATTTACGAATTGTCGATTATAAATCGTCTAAACAAGGGCTAGACCTCAGCAATGTATATCATGGGCTGTCTTTGCAAACCTTTACGTATTTAGATGTGGCCTTAACTCATTCCGAACGTTGGTTAGGTGAGGAAGCAGAACCGGCGGGTGTGCTTTATTTTCATATTCATAACCCAATGTTAAAACTGACGAAATTGCTGACAGAAGAAGAACTAGAAGAAGAAATGGCAAAATCATTTAAGATGAATGGTTTAGTCGTTGAAGATCCTGAAGTGATTGAAGCAATGGACAACCAAATCGAAGGCTATTCGAATGTAATCCCAGTTCGGCTCAACAAAAGTGGAGCAGTTTCCGCATCTCAATCCAAAACAGTTATTAAAGAAGATATGCAAACTGTTCGACGTTTTGTTCGAAACAAGCATCAAAAAGCTGGCAACGGCATTTTAGAAGGCGACACCAGTATTACACCTT
- a CDS encoding TVP38/TMEM64 family protein yields MTDFFSMENIVELTQSYKAFGPLIGFLLPFIEAFLPFLPLFVFVFANATAYGLWLGFLLSWGGSVIGAYAVFLLVRKYGRARFMNFMTRHDKVQKLIHWVERNGFGPLFLLLCLPFTPSALVNLVAGLSNIRKHYYLLTVMAGKLVMVFTISFVGYDLRALFTQPIRTAIVILVIILLYVIGKILEKRLHKRVEEDFRLASEERKKQK; encoded by the coding sequence ATGACGGATTTTTTTTCAATGGAAAATATTGTTGAGTTAACACAATCCTACAAGGCTTTTGGTCCGTTAATCGGATTCCTCTTGCCCTTTATTGAAGCTTTTTTACCATTCTTACCACTGTTTGTTTTTGTTTTTGCGAACGCAACAGCATACGGATTGTGGTTAGGATTTTTACTTTCTTGGGGAGGTTCAGTAATTGGGGCGTACGCCGTATTTTTACTGGTACGTAAATACGGTAGAGCCCGTTTTATGAATTTTATGACCAGGCATGATAAAGTTCAAAAATTGATTCATTGGGTCGAGCGAAATGGTTTTGGTCCGTTGTTTTTATTATTGTGTTTACCATTTACTCCATCAGCACTTGTAAACTTGGTTGCAGGCTTATCCAATATTCGAAAACATTATTATTTATTAACGGTCATGGCAGGAAAGCTCGTGATGGTATTTACAATTTCATTCGTCGGGTATGACTTGCGCGCCCTTTTCACACAACCGATTCGAACGGCAATTGTTATTTTAGTCATCATTTTACTTTATGTAATTGGGAAAATCCTTGAAAAACGGTTACATAAAAGAGTGGAAGAGGATTTCCGATTAGCCAGTGAAGAACGTAAAAAACAAAAATAA
- a CDS encoding AzlC family ABC transporter permease: MNEREFSAGLKAGTSIAIGYFPIALTFGLLAKTTGLSLVQATAMSIFVFAGASQYIALSLITAGVAPVVIVLNTFVVNIRHFLMTAALNEKVEPDDRWKKALYAFGITDETFSVLAIQKNKKITTAFAAGVIAIAYGSWVVFTSIGHLIGANLPQFLQAAMSIALYAMFIGLLVPSMRGNRKVVSLALIAGAINSLFYFTEWLSTGWAIMVSTLASAIFIEWISGKGVKRS; encoded by the coding sequence ATGAACGAACGTGAGTTTTCTGCCGGATTAAAGGCTGGGACTAGCATTGCAATCGGCTATTTCCCTATAGCATTAACCTTTGGTTTGCTAGCAAAAACTACTGGGCTTTCTTTAGTACAAGCCACAGCCATGAGTATTTTTGTGTTTGCAGGTGCCTCACAGTATATTGCTTTATCCCTTATCACCGCTGGAGTAGCACCCGTTGTCATTGTTTTGAATACATTTGTTGTCAATATTCGTCATTTTCTTATGACTGCTGCTCTTAATGAAAAAGTAGAGCCGGATGATAGATGGAAAAAAGCTTTATACGCATTTGGAATAACCGATGAAACCTTTTCTGTATTAGCCATACAAAAAAACAAAAAAATCACTACTGCTTTTGCTGCAGGTGTAATTGCTATTGCTTATGGAAGTTGGGTAGTGTTTACATCAATTGGACATTTGATTGGGGCAAACCTCCCACAGTTTCTTCAAGCTGCTATGTCGATTGCACTTTACGCCATGTTTATCGGATTATTAGTGCCTTCGATGCGCGGCAATCGCAAAGTTGTTAGTTTAGCTTTAATTGCCGGAGCAATCAATTCTCTTTTTTATTTCACAGAATGGTTGTCGACAGGTTGGGCCATTATGGTCTCAACTTTAGCATCGGCCATTTTCATTGAATGGATTTCTGGGAAAGGTGTGAAAAGATCTTGA
- a CDS encoding AzlD domain-containing protein: MNSWYWWMILGMAIVTYIPRAIPLTFLEGRELPEAIQNVLRNIPYAVLGALIFPAVFFIQENIWFGVIGAVAAFGIAIVGANVVIVVLGSIAVLAIISGFL, from the coding sequence TTGAACTCTTGGTATTGGTGGATGATCCTAGGTATGGCTATTGTAACTTATATACCACGTGCTATTCCGTTGACGTTTTTAGAAGGTCGCGAGTTGCCTGAAGCAATTCAAAACGTGCTGCGAAATATTCCATATGCGGTGTTGGGTGCATTGATTTTTCCAGCAGTCTTTTTTATACAAGAAAATATATGGTTTGGTGTTATTGGTGCTGTTGCTGCATTCGGTATCGCGATTGTTGGCGCAAACGTAGTGATTGTTGTTCTTGGATCGATTGCTGTACTTGCAATCATAAGTGGTTTTCTATAA
- a CDS encoding CsbA family protein, whose amino-acid sequence MESMVTKFFLSLLVPGLLVILFTRVTFNHIVALILTVALMAAAVYAGYTHTWLLFIANAASLTAGFWYSTRMFNRRKKAEAHENE is encoded by the coding sequence ATGGAATCTATGGTAACAAAGTTTTTCTTGTCTCTTTTAGTACCAGGGTTGCTCGTTATTTTGTTTACAAGAGTGACATTTAATCATATTGTCGCGTTGATTTTAACTGTAGCCTTAATGGCTGCAGCCGTATACGCAGGATATACCCATACATGGTTGTTGTTCATTGCGAACGCAGCGTCACTTACTGCAGGATTTTGGTATTCAACAAGAATGTTTAATCGCAGAAAAAAAGCCGAAGCTCATGAAAATGAGTAA
- a CDS encoding PDZ domain-containing protein, with amino-acid sequence MDLMLVIGKFFVNPVLYIALLAAVLLGYYRVKKERKIFRIRIVYGLTEFKRLLKDSWLYALILSVLFVGIGLVVPMDWLIALSIISILLMATSFYQAGSFIYLTTAAVGLSWLFHANDWILNFGLFKFEGTEFSYQWLIPVVLIAGALVFAEGKMIDKAAAEAASPRLHKSGRGLKAAAYISKRLWLLPILFVVPGSLLESYAPYWPQLPIGESNFSLILFPVVFGFIGRTQRTLPVYLYPLVGKAVSTLGVSIIAIGLAALLWQPLAAIALIAGVIGRIAIAVHFALKERSGNYAVTPQPQGVMIIDVLPGSPADKMGLMRGEVIRKVNGIAISNESELYEAIQVNAAHCRLEVLDHNLEVRLRQHVIFRHDHHRLGLLVVN; translated from the coding sequence ATGGATTTAATGTTAGTGATAGGTAAGTTTTTTGTGAATCCCGTTTTATACATCGCGCTGCTTGCTGCAGTGTTGTTAGGATATTATCGGGTAAAAAAAGAGCGCAAGATTTTTAGGATTCGTATTGTTTACGGATTGACTGAGTTTAAGCGGTTACTAAAAGATAGCTGGTTGTATGCTCTTATTCTTTCTGTATTGTTTGTGGGAATTGGGTTAGTTGTTCCAATGGATTGGTTAATTGCTTTGAGTATCATTTCCATTTTATTAATGGCAACTTCATTTTATCAAGCGGGGTCATTTATTTATTTGACTACAGCCGCTGTAGGTCTTAGCTGGTTGTTTCATGCTAATGACTGGATCTTGAACTTCGGTTTATTTAAATTCGAAGGAACAGAATTTTCTTATCAATGGTTAATCCCTGTCGTGCTGATTGCAGGAGCATTGGTTTTTGCAGAAGGTAAAATGATTGATAAAGCGGCAGCAGAAGCTGCTTCTCCTCGGTTACATAAATCAGGACGCGGTCTTAAAGCAGCAGCGTATATTTCAAAGCGTTTATGGTTGTTACCGATTTTGTTTGTCGTGCCAGGTTCGTTACTTGAATCATATGCACCTTACTGGCCGCAACTGCCGATCGGAGAATCGAACTTCTCGTTAATTCTTTTCCCCGTCGTGTTCGGATTTATAGGCCGTACTCAGCGTACCTTGCCAGTTTACCTTTACCCTTTAGTTGGTAAAGCGGTATCTACTTTAGGTGTTAGCATTATCGCTATTGGCTTAGCTGCATTGTTATGGCAACCATTAGCCGCTATTGCATTAATAGCTGGAGTTATCGGGCGCATTGCGATTGCTGTTCATTTCGCATTAAAAGAACGTAGCGGCAATTATGCTGTAACCCCTCAACCACAAGGCGTTATGATTATTGATGTTTTGCCAGGTTCTCCTGCAGACAAGATGGGCTTAATGCGCGGTGAAGTGATTCGTAAAGTAAATGGCATTGCCATTTCAAATGAATCTGAACTATACGAGGCAATTCAAGTAAATGCAGCACATTGTCGATTAGAAGTACTAGATCATAATTTAGAAGTACGTTTGCGCCAACACGTTATTTTCCGTCATGACCACCATCGTCTTGGACTACTAGTGGTCAATTAA
- a CDS encoding trans-sulfuration enzyme family protein: MTTIETKSVHTATMKERTIQSKVMPLYQTSAFSFSSLEELEGYYEGNGTYLYSRTANPNTDALGQTVADLEKAPKGVSASSGTSAILAGILSVVKVGDHILAAQDVYGGTFHLLKEELTLMGIEVHFADFSDMTEVERILIDIPEVKLVFSESITNPFLRLENMEALVELKNQYGVRIMIDNTFATPYTMTPYTLGADLVAHSATKYLGGHSDVTAGVLVGDAALIDIAEKRVVNLGLNLSPFEAWLTIRGVKTLALRMKKQTENAQAIATFLEDKARVWYPGVGAIVSFELPETVDVSSFFSSLGWIKIVPTLAGVETTVSYPYGTSHRALSAEEKVKVGVTRQVVRLSAGIEGTEDILEQLGAAFV; this comes from the coding sequence ATGACAACAATCGAGACCAAGTCAGTACATACCGCTACGATGAAAGAACGGACGATTCAATCGAAAGTCATGCCACTTTACCAGACTTCTGCATTTTCCTTTTCTTCTCTTGAAGAGCTTGAAGGCTATTATGAAGGGAACGGGACCTATTTATATTCGCGAACAGCAAATCCCAATACAGATGCTTTAGGGCAAACTGTAGCGGATTTGGAAAAAGCTCCAAAAGGCGTTTCAGCTTCTTCCGGTACTTCAGCCATTTTGGCTGGGATTTTATCTGTGGTAAAAGTCGGTGACCATATTTTAGCTGCTCAAGATGTTTACGGTGGAACATTTCATTTATTAAAAGAAGAACTTACGTTAATGGGAATCGAAGTTCATTTTGCCGACTTTTCGGATATGACAGAAGTTGAGCGGATTTTAATCGACATTCCTGAAGTGAAATTAGTATTTAGTGAATCGATTACGAATCCATTTTTGCGTCTCGAAAATATGGAAGCTCTTGTAGAATTGAAAAACCAGTATGGTGTTCGGATTATGATTGATAATACCTTCGCTACGCCGTACACAATGACTCCCTATACGCTTGGCGCAGACTTAGTCGCTCATAGTGCAACAAAGTATCTAGGTGGCCATAGCGATGTCACAGCGGGTGTTTTAGTTGGGGATGCAGCGTTAATCGATATTGCCGAAAAGCGCGTAGTAAACTTAGGCCTGAATTTGAGTCCGTTTGAAGCGTGGTTAACGATTCGAGGAGTTAAGACTTTAGCTTTAAGAATGAAAAAACAAACAGAAAATGCGCAAGCAATTGCCACATTTTTAGAAGATAAAGCACGAGTTTGGTATCCAGGTGTAGGTGCCATCGTATCTTTTGAACTGCCAGAAACAGTTGATGTATCGAGTTTCTTTTCATCTCTTGGTTGGATCAAGATCGTACCGACATTGGCAGGCGTCGAAACAACGGTCTCTTATCCTTACGGAACATCGCATAGAGCTCTTTCAGCAGAAGAAAAAGTAAAAGTGGGTGTCACGCGACAAGTAGTTCGATTGTCTGCAGGCATTGAAGGAACAGAGGATATTTTAGAACAATTGGGTGCCGCATTCGTTTAA
- a CDS encoding peroxiredoxin family protein gives MPKKIIGLVLLAVMITIVIIGAVKNNTAESEALNNMALGSDVDFLPTEEGLAKGEKAPDFQLTTLDGDVVTLSDYQGQKVILNFWATWCPPCRAEMPHMQSYFEEQAEEDNVVILAVNLTTEDKGLKSIEDFVEEFGLKFSIPMDEKGAVGSTYQTVSIPTSYMIDTKGRIQNKIVGPMDAPMMEQLVKEME, from the coding sequence ATGCCAAAAAAAATTATCGGCTTAGTACTACTTGCTGTTATGATAACAATCGTCATAATAGGTGCCGTTAAAAACAACACCGCAGAATCTGAAGCTCTTAATAATATGGCTCTTGGCAGTGACGTAGACTTTTTACCAACAGAAGAAGGGTTGGCAAAAGGAGAAAAAGCGCCTGATTTTCAATTAACTACTTTAGACGGGGATGTCGTGACTTTGTCCGATTATCAAGGCCAAAAAGTAATTTTAAATTTTTGGGCTACATGGTGTCCACCTTGCCGAGCTGAAATGCCTCATATGCAAAGTTATTTTGAAGAACAAGCTGAAGAGGACAATGTTGTCATTTTAGCAGTTAATTTAACAACGGAAGACAAAGGACTTAAATCAATAGAGGATTTTGTTGAAGAATTTGGATTGAAGTTTTCAATTCCTATGGATGAAAAGGGTGCTGTTGGGTCAACTTACCAAACAGTGTCTATTCCAACTTCTTATATGATCGATACAAAAGGACGTATTCAAAACAAAATTGTAGGACCGATGGATGCGCCTATGATGGAGCAGTTAGTTAAAGAAATGGAATAG
- the ftsX gene encoding permease-like cell division protein FtsX — translation MKPRTLLRHIKESFKSIGRNSWMTFASVSAVTVTLLLVGVFVLIMMNLNKVADDLENDVEIKVFVSLDATEETVNDLETQITEIPGVESTNFSTKEEELTDLVLDFGDELSLFEQSNPLFDVFYVKAIDPQQTKNVAKEISALENIENVKYGEGKIEKLFNFLNAGRNVGLILILALLFTAMFLISNTIRITIVARRREIEIMKLVGATNWFVRIPFILEGMWLGILGSLIPIGLVALLYKKVTEFAQPRLSGELIQLLDFAPFIYQVSALILLMGVFIGVWGSFMSIRKFLRV, via the coding sequence ATGAAGCCTAGAACATTATTGCGTCACATAAAAGAAAGTTTTAAAAGTATTGGTCGTAATAGCTGGATGACATTTGCATCTGTTAGTGCAGTTACCGTTACGTTATTGTTAGTAGGGGTATTTGTTTTAATTATGATGAACTTAAACAAAGTAGCCGATGATCTTGAAAATGATGTTGAGATTAAAGTGTTTGTTTCATTAGATGCAACAGAAGAAACAGTGAATGACTTAGAAACTCAAATAACCGAAATACCGGGTGTCGAATCGACAAACTTTTCCACAAAAGAAGAAGAGTTGACAGATTTGGTTCTTGATTTCGGAGATGAGTTAAGTTTATTTGAACAAAGCAATCCATTGTTTGACGTATTTTACGTAAAAGCAATAGATCCGCAGCAAACTAAAAACGTAGCCAAAGAAATTTCAGCTTTAGAAAATATCGAAAATGTAAAATACGGTGAAGGTAAAATTGAGAAACTATTCAATTTCTTGAATGCAGGAAGAAATGTAGGACTCATTTTGATTTTAGCGTTATTGTTTACAGCGATGTTCTTAATATCTAATACGATTCGAATCACGATTGTCGCAAGACGTCGCGAAATCGAAATTATGAAATTAGTTGGTGCTACAAACTGGTTCGTCCGCATTCCATTTATTTTGGAAGGCATGTGGCTCGGCATATTAGGTTCTCTTATTCCTATCGGTCTTGTCGCACTCTTGTACAAAAAAGTCACTGAATTTGCACAGCCACGTTTGAGTGGCGAATTGATTCAGCTGTTAGACTTTGCCCCTTTTATTTACCAAGTAAGTGCCTTGATTTTATTGATGGGCGTATTTATCGGTGTATGGGGAAGCTTTATGTCAATCAGAAAATTTTTACGTGTATAA
- the ftsE gene encoding cell division ATP-binding protein FtsE, with protein sequence MIQMKNVYKKYPNGIVALNGLNVEIEQGEFVYIVGPSGAGKSTFIKMMYREERPSSGQMFVDDIDIATIKNRKVPMLRRQIGVVFQDFKLLTKLNVYENVAFALEVIEEKPADIKRRVMEVLDLVGLKHKAKMFPTELSGGEQQRVSIARSIVNMPKVMIADEPTGNLDPDTAWDIMDLFERINKAGTTIIMATHNQQIVNTLRHRVIAIEGGLIVRDVVGGDYGYEA encoded by the coding sequence ATGATTCAAATGAAGAATGTTTACAAAAAGTATCCGAATGGCATAGTCGCTTTAAACGGTCTTAATGTTGAGATCGAACAAGGGGAATTTGTATATATTGTAGGACCAAGTGGTGCAGGAAAATCGACATTTATCAAAATGATGTATCGTGAAGAGCGACCATCTTCTGGTCAAATGTTTGTAGATGATATTGATATCGCTACGATAAAAAATCGGAAAGTTCCGATGTTACGTCGTCAAATTGGTGTTGTCTTTCAAGATTTTAAATTGCTTACGAAGCTAAATGTTTATGAAAATGTAGCGTTTGCGTTGGAAGTAATTGAAGAAAAGCCGGCAGATATTAAGCGGCGTGTTATGGAAGTGTTGGATTTGGTCGGTTTAAAACATAAAGCGAAAATGTTTCCAACTGAATTATCCGGTGGGGAACAACAACGTGTTTCAATTGCTAGATCTATTGTAAATATGCCAAAAGTGATGATTGCAGATGAGCCAACAGGAAATCTGGACCCTGATACAGCGTGGGATATTATGGACTTGTTTGAACGCATCAATAAAGCAGGCACAACCATTATTATGGCAACGCACAACCAACAAATTGTTAATACGCTTAGACATCGAGTTATTGCAATCGAAGGCGGATTAATTGTTCGTGATGTAGTTGGAGGTGATTACGGTTATGAAGCCTAG
- the cccB gene encoding cytochrome c551, with protein MKKHLMAMLFGTTLILGACGGEDTAEPEPTPEGNGGETTEIDAEQVVQQNCISCHGENLEGAGNFPALNDVGSRLSQDEIRTVIENGQGAMPAGIIEGDEADAVAEYLANMK; from the coding sequence ATGAAAAAGCACTTGATGGCTATGCTTTTCGGTACAACGCTAATACTTGGCGCATGTGGCGGAGAAGACACGGCTGAACCTGAACCAACACCAGAAGGTAACGGGGGAGAAACCACTGAAATCGATGCAGAACAAGTGGTGCAACAAAATTGTATTTCTTGTCATGGTGAAAACTTAGAAGGTGCAGGAAACTTCCCAGCATTAAATGACGTTGGATCTCGTCTATCTCAAGATGAAATTCGTACGGTTATTGAAAACGGTCAAGGTGCAATGCCTGCTGGAATTATCGAAGGTGATGAAGCAGACGCTGTAGCGGAGTATTTAGCCAACATGAAATAA